Within Massilia endophytica, the genomic segment GAACTCGGGCTGCCCGCCTTCCTGAAAACGAGCGGCGGGAAAGGCCTGCACGTGGTGGTTCCCATCAAGCCGCAGCACGACTGGGACACGGTGAAGGCGTTCACGCGGGCGATCGTCGAACACATGGCCATCACGCTGCCCGACCGGTTCGCCTTCAAGAGCGGTCCGAAGAACCGGGTGGGCAAGATCTTCATCGACTACCTGCGCAACGGCCGCGGCGCGACGACGGTGGCCGCATGGTCCGCGCGCACGCGGGCGGGGCTCGGCATCAGCGTTCCCGTGCGCTGGGACGAGCTAGCGCACTTGCGCAGCGGCGACCAGTGGACCGTGCAAACGGTCCACGAGCGCCTCGACATCGGCAACGAACCCTGGGCCGACTACAGCAAGAGCGCCGTCAGCATCACCAAAGCCATGAAACAGCTCGCCTAATGCTCAGTCCGTGTCACCTTCTGGTGCCAGGGAAGAAAGTGGGACACGGGCTCAGCCCTGTCGCGCTAGCGCCGAGTTCGTGTCTCATTTTCTTCCCTGGCACCAGAGTGTGACACGGGCTGGACCGTAGCTAGGCTGCCTTGCGGCGGGTGGCGGTCTTGGTGGCGGTAGTGCGCTTGGCAGCGGACTTGGCGGCTGTCTTGGCCGGCGCGCGGGCGGTGGTGCGGCGGCTTGTGGCGGCTGTCGATGCCGATTTGCGCGGCTTCGGCGGGGCGACGTCTTCTTCCTCTTCGGCTTCTTCCTCAACATCTTCCGCCGCGGCCTTTCCCTTCCCGCCTTTGGCGCCAAGGCTCTGCTTCAGCAGTGCGACCAGGTCGATGACGTTGCCCGACGGCGCCGCTTCCTCGTCCTTCGAGGGCATGGTGATGGTCTTGGTCTGCTTGGCCGCGATTTTCTGCTCGACCAGCTTCAGCACGTCGTCATGGTAGGTGTTGTGGTACTGCTCGGGGTGCCACTCCTCGCTCATGCCTTCCACCAGCGACAGCGCCATCTGCAGCTCCTTGTCGCTGATGCCGGCTGCCTTCGTTCCTTTGGCAGGCAGCTTCAGCCCTTCGGTATCGCGGATCTCATCGGCGTAGCGCAGGGTGTTCATGATGATGCCTTCCTCTCCCGCCACCAGCGCGCACAGGTGCTGCTTGGTGCGGATGACCACCGTGGCGATGGCGATCTTGCCCGCCTTGCGCAGCGTTTCGCGCAGCAGGGCGTAGACCTTGTCGCCGCCGCGTCCGGGCGCGAGGTAGTAGGGCGTCTCGTAGAAGGTGAGCGGCACTTCGCTGAAGTCCACGAAGGCCAGGATGTCGATGGTCTGCGTGGCCTTCACGTTGGCGCGCTTCAGGTCTTCGTCCGAGAGCACGACGTATTCGCCGCTCTTGTATTCGTAACCCTTGACGATGTTGTCCCAGCTGACTTCCTTGTTGTTCGACTTGTTGTAGCGCTTGAAGCCGACGGGCGAGAAGTCGCGCTTGTCCAGCATCGTCAGGTCCAGATCGTTCTCCTTGACGGCCGAATACAGGTCGACGGGAATGTGGACCAGCCCGAAACTGATAGCGCCTTTCCAGAGCGAGCGGGCCATGATGTTCTCCTATTCTCCGACGCTGCCTGTAATGGGCAGCACAATGCCGCTGATATAACTGGCGCAGCTGGGTGCGGCCAGGAAGACGTAGGCTGGCGACAGCTCTTCCGGCTGCGCCGGGCGCTTCATGTCCGTGGAGCTGCCGAACTGCGCGATCTTGTCCGGCGTCTGATCGGCCGGGTTCAGCGGCGTCCACACCGGGCCCGGTGCAATCGCGTTGACGCGGATGCCTTTCTCCATCAGGTTCGCCGCCAGCGACATGGTGAAGGCGTGGATGGCGCCCTTGGTGGAGGAGTAGTCGAGCAGCTTCTTCGACCCCTGCAGGCCGGTCACCGAACCCGTGTTGATAATGGAGGCGCCTTGCTTCAGATGGGGCAGGGCGGCCTTGGCCATGTGGAAGTAGCCGTAGATATTCGTCTTCATGGTCAGGTCGAAGCGCTCCTCGGTCAGGTCCTCCAGCGAATCCGCATGCTCCTGGAAGGCCGCGTTGTTGACGAGGATGTCCAGCCGCCCGAAGGCCTGCACGGTCTCCTCCACCGCGTGGCGGCAGAACAGCGGATCGCGCACGTCGCCCGGAAGGAGGATGCAGCGCTGGCCTTCCGCCTCCACGCAGCGTTTGGTCTCGACGGCGTCCTCCTGCTCGTCGCTGAGGTAGACGAGGGCCACATCGGCGCCTTCGCGCGCATACAGCACGGCCACGGCGCGGCCGATGCCCGAATCGCCGCCGGTGACGATGGCGGCCATGCCGTGCAGCTTGCCGCTGCCGCAATAGCCGGGCGCCATGAACTGGGGCTTGAGCTGCATCTCGGCCTCGATGCCCGGTTTTTCCAGGTGCTGCTGGGGCATGGGCGGCACGGGGAACTCATGGGTTCCCGCCTGCGACGCCTCCGGCTTCTGCTCCTGTTTGCCTTTGGCCTGGTCTTTCTCGTCCTGCCGCTGCTGGATGTCGCGCTGCAGGTTACCGGCGTTCGCCTGATTCTCGGAACTTGCCATGTCTGAGCTCTCCTTATATCGCAAGAGCCCAGTATTCCCGCTGACCGCGCCGCCCACCGTGCGCTCCTTCACATATAAGGCCGCCCGCCACGGCCCAGCCCGTGTCCACTTCTGGTGCCAGGGAAGAAAAGTGGACACGGCCTCAGCCCTAAGGTGGCTAGTGTTGAGATCGTGTCCACTTTTCTTCCCTGGCACCAGATTGAGACACGAACTCAGCCGTGGTAGGCTTGCGTCTTTCGGAATGGATGGGTTTTGCATGCTGCAATGGCTGAGGCAATATCGGCGCGCGGCGCTGGCGGGGGATGCCGGCGCCGGCGTCGTGGTCGCCATGATGTTGATTCCACAGGGGATGGCTTACGCCCTGGTCGCCGGCCTGCCGCCCGTCGCGGGCCTGTACGCCAGCATCCTGCCGCCGATCGTCTATGCGCTGTTCGGCAGCAGCATGACGCAGTCGGTCGGCCCTATGGCCATCGTGTCGCTCATGACCGGGGCCGTGATTGCCCCGCTCGCACCCGCCGGGTCGGGCCTGCATGCCGTCCTGGCCGCCCAGCTGGCCCTCGTGGCGGGCCTCGTGCTGCTGCTGTGCGGCATCCTGCGCATGGGCTTCCTGGCCAGTTTCTTCTCGCGCCCGGTGATGAGCGGCTTTACCGTGGGCTCGGCCCTCGTCATTGCCTACGGACAGCTAAAGCCGCTCTTCGGCGCCCAGCTGCCTGACTATCACCTGCCCAGCGCGGCGCTGGGGCTCGGCTCTGTCGTGCTCCTGGTGCTGGCCCGCCGCTATCTTTCGCCTCTCCTGCAGCGCTGCGGCATGGCCGCTTCCCGCGCCGAGATCGCCTCCAAGCTGGGGCCCATGCTCGTGGTACTGGGCGCTACCGGCCTGGTCTGGGTGCTGGGCCTCGACACGCGCGGCGTCGCCGTCACCGGCCCGGTGCCGTCCGGACTGCCCCAGCTCAACCTGGCTGTGTCGCAGGAGCACTGGTATGCCTTGCTCAAGCCCGGTCTTCTGCTCGGCTTCATTATTTTCCTGATGAGCATGTCCGCCGCCCAGACCCTCGCCCTCAAGCGGCAGGAAAAGCTGGTGAGCAACCAGGAGCTGATCGGCCTGGGCGCCGCGAACGTGGCGAGCATGCTCAGCGGTGGGATGGCGGTGACGGGGAGCCTGTCGCGCTCGGCCGTCAATTTCGCGGCCGGCGCCAATACGCCGCTTGCCAGCGTGATCAGCGCCGTGCTGCTGGCCCTGGCCCTCGTGGCCCCGACCGGTTGGCTGGCCTGGCTGCCGCTGCCGGTGCTGGCCGCGACCATTATCGTGGCCGTGCTGGGCATGCTGGAACTCGATACGCTGCGCACCGCCTGGCGCTACGACCGCGCCGACGCCCTGGCCTGGGCCGTCACCTGCATCGGCGTGCTGGTCCTCGGTATCGAGGCTGGCGTGGTGGTGGGCGTGGTGCTGTCCATGGGCACCCTGATCTGGCGCGCCAGCCGTCCCCACATCGCGGTGCTGGGCCGCATCGCGGGCACCGAGCATTTCCGCAACGTGGACCGGTATCCCGCCGAGACCCAGCCGGAAATGCTGGTGCTGCGCGTGGACGCCAATCTTTTCTTCGGCAATATGGAGGCGGTGACCGGGCGCGTGGAAGACGAGTTGCGCACCCATCCCACGGCGCGCGACCTGGTGCTCGTGATGTCCGCCGTGAACTCCATCGACACGACGGCGCTGTTCGCCCTGGCCGAGTTGAACGCCAGCCTGCAGCGGCGCGGCATCGGCCTGCATCTGGCCGAAGTGAAGGGCCCGGTCATGGACCGCCTGCGCGAAAGCAGCCTGCCCGAACGCCTGAACGGCAAGATTTTCCTCAGCACGGCCATCGCGGCCGACTTCCTCCATTCCCGTAAAGGACATTCATGAAGCCTTCGAGTATCGTGCTCGCCCTGTCGCTGGCCTTCGCCGCCAGCCTGCCCGCCAGCGCCGCCGCACCATCGGCCGATGCGAAGTTCCGCGCCATCCATACGCAGGAATGGAAGTGGCGCCAGAGCCAGCACCTGGAAGACGACGAGGACGATACCGATGCCATCCGCCCCGACCTGCCGCGCGTGGATGCCGCCACCCAGCTGGCCCGCCAGCGCTACTGGGAAGGTGTGCTCAAGCAGCTCGATGCGCTGCAGCCCTCGCGCCTCTCGCCCGCGGAGCAGGTGAACTTTGCGGTCTACCGCGCGCAGATCGCGGCGCTGCTGGCCAACCAGCGCTTCCGCGAGTACGAGAAGCCGGTGAATGCCGATTCGGCCTTCTGGTCCAATCTCGCGGGCGAGTCGCGCAAGCCTTTCCGCACCGTTGAGGATTACCACAATTACGTCCGCCAGCTGAACGACGTGCCGCGCTACTTCCGCGAGGAGATGGACAATATGCGCGCGGGCCTGCAGCGCGGCTTCACCGCGCCCAAGGTTACCCTGATGGGCCGCAATAAATCCGTGGCCGCTGTCGCCGAGGCGAAACCGGAGGACGTGGCCTTCTTCAAGCCCTTCAAGAACATGCCATCCACCATTCCGGCAGCGGAGCAGGCAAGCCTGCGCGAAGCGGGCCTGAAGGCGATTCGCGAATCCGTGCTGCCTGCGCATGCAGCCTTGCTGCAATTCCTGCGCACCGAGTACCTGCCGCGCGCAACGGAGACTCTCGCGGCCGAGAGCCTGCCGGATGGGAAGGCCTATTACCAATCCAAGATCGTGGAATTCACCACCACGAACCTGAGCGCGGAGCAGATCCACCAGATCGGACTTGAGGAAATGCGCAAGATCCGGGCCGAAATGGAACAGGTGATGGCGCAGGTGGGCTTCAAGGACGGCCTGCCTGCCTTCCTGCAGTTCCTGCGTACCGATCCGCAGTTCTATGCGAAGACGCCGGAAGAACTGCTGATGCGCGCGGCCTGGATCTCCAAGAAGTTCGACGCCAAGGCAGGCCAGTACTTCGGCCGCCTGCCGCGCAGCCGCTTCGCCATCATCCCGGTGCCGCCGGAGCAGGCGCCGTATTACACCTCCGGCCGCGGCGGTCCGGGCGTCTACCTGGTGAATACCTACAATCTCCCGGCCCGCGCGTTGTACAGCCTTCCCGCACTGACCCTGCACGAGTCCGCCCCCGGCCACGCCTTCCAGATGCCGGTGGCGCTGGAGCAGACCGGCCGTCCTCCCTTCCGCAACGCCTATATCTCGGCCTTCGGCGAGGGCTGGGCGCTGTACTCCGAGCGCCTTGGCACGGAGATGGGCATCTACGAAACGCCATACGAAGTCTTTGGCATGCTCAGTTACCAGGCATGGCGCGCTTCGCGCCTGGTGGTCGACACGGGCGTCCACGCCAAAGGCTGGACCCGCGAACAGGCGCAGCGCTACCTGATGGAGAACACGGCGCTCTCCGCGCATGAAGTGGAAACGGAAGTGGACCGCTACATTTCCTGGCCGGGACAGGCACTCTCCTATTACCTGGGCGAGATGGCCATCATCGACGCGCGCAAGAAGGCGGAGGGCGCGCTGGGCGCGAAGTTCGACATCCGCGCCTTCCACGACACCGTGCTGGAACTGGGCTCCGTGCCGCTGCCCGTGCTGGCCGCGCGCATCGACCGCTTCATTGCCGAAGGCGGGAAGGGGCCGTACCGATGAGGTGGATGCACTCATTGCATTGACTGGCCGCACCGCCAAGGTGCTTCCGGCTCAGGCCGTGTCCCACTCTGGTGCCAGGGAAGAATTTGGGACACGGGCTCAGCGCCAATGCGCTGGCACGCAACTTGCTGCCTGGATTCCCGATACTGAAGGGAATTCATATGGGCGCGAAACCTGCAACGGAGACACTGGAAGAAGGCGAGATCGGCGCGGCCCGGGACGGCGCCACCGTCAGCGTGGTCGTGACCAACCTGGGGCAGCGGCCGGTCCAGGTCGGCTCCCATCTGCACTTCTTCGAGGTGGATGGCGCCCTGTCTTTTGAGCGCTGGAAGGCCTACGGACGGCGGCTCGATATCGCGCCCGGCACCGCCCTGCGTTTCGCACCCGGCCAGCAGCGCACCGTGGCACTGGTGCGGCTGGGGAAGCGTCCGCTCTGATCAGCGCGGCTGCTCGCGCCGCTCGGAAAGAATGATGGGCGCGGCGTTCTCGGGGTGCTTGCCCTCGTGCCCCGCATAGACGGCGCGGATGGCCGCCATGTCCTGCTCCTGGTCGCCCGTGAGGTAGACGTGGTCCACCACGCTCAGCACCTTGTTCGGGTAATCCATGTACACCAGGCACAGCGGCACTTTCGCTTCCAGCGCCAGATGGTAGAAGCCGCTCTTCCAGTACGGGCGGTAGCCGCGCGTGCCCTCCGGCGTAATCGCCAGCCAGTACCAGTCCGCCGAATGCATGCGCGCTGCCTGGCGCTGGATCATGCCGGTCTTGGCGCTGCGGTCCACCGGTTCGCCGCCGCGCGCGCGGAACCAGGAGCCCAGCAGGGGAATGCGGAACAGGGAGTCCTTGGCGAGCCAGCGGAAGGGCAGGCCGATGGCCCATTTGCCGAATACGCCCACCATGAAATCCCAGTTCGAGGTGTGCGGATAAACGACAGCGATTCCGCGCGGGCCGGGCAGCGGACGATAGCGCATCTGCCAGCCAAACAGATTGAGCACGCTCAAAGCCAGGCGCTGCTTTTGAGATGGCAGTTTGTCCGGCGTTAGCCTATAGTTATCCATACGTTCTCCCCATTTTGCCGGAATTGCACCATTAATAAATATTCATTTCATGTGGTGAAATTCCGCGGACGCATTCTATCCGGGCTTGTGCCGCACAGCAAGCAAAGGCCGGGCCGCCCACCGTAGCGCGAGAGAAGGGAACAATGCCAACAAGAAGACTCCTGTGCGTGAGCGCCGCGCGGCGTTTCCGCATCGAAGAGTTGGGGGAAGGGGTAGGGGATTTCGACGTTCATCTGGCCGCCGGCCTGCAGGACGCCGTCCAGTATCTGCGCAGCCACACCCCGCTGGTCGGGCTGCTGGTGCTGGACCAGGCGCCGCCGGAAGCGATCGATGACTTCCTGCATGAATACGCGCAGGTCAAGTGGATCGCCTTGCTGGATGAGGCGGCGCTGGCGTCACCGCAATGCCGGCAGATCGTGCACGAGCATTGCTTCGACTACCACCGCTGGCCGATCGACGCGGCGCGGCTGCGCCATACGCTCGGCCATGCCTATGGCGTCGCCTCCCTGCGCCCGCCGCCAGCCCACAGCTGTGCGAGCAGCATGCGCCTTACCGGACCGAGTCGTCCGATTGCCCGGCTGCGCCAGCAGATCGGCAAGGTGGCTGCGGCCGAGGCGCCCGTCCTCATCTGGGGCGAGAGCGGCACCGGCAAGGAGCTGGTGGCGCAGGCCGTGCACGAGCATTCGGCGCGCGCGGCGGGCCCCTTTGTGCCCATCAACTGCGGCGCCATGCCAGCCAACCTGATCCAATCCGAACTCTTCGGCTACGAACGCGGCGCCTTCACGGGCGCGGCGCGCAGCAAGCCCGGGCTGATCGAGTCCGCTTCCGGGGGCTCGCTGTTCCTGGACGAGATCGGCGACCTGCCGCTGGAGTTGCAGTCCAACCTGCTGCGCTTCCTGCAGGAGAAAACCATCTACCGCCTGGGCGGCACGCGCTGCATTCCGGTCGACGTGCGCATCATCGCCGCTTCCCACGTCAAGCTGCACGAGGCGGTGCAGCGCGGCGCCTTCCGCGAAGACCTCTACTACCGCCTCAACGTGCTGGCCCTGGAGGTGCCGCCCCTGCGCGAGCGGGGCGACGACGTGGTGCCCCTGGCCGAGTACTTTTTCCAGCACTACGCCGCGGAAAGGGCGGCCCGCGTCAAGGGCTTCAGCGCGCGCGCCATTGCCGCCATGCGGGCCCATCACTGGCCCGGCAATGTGCGCGAGCTCCTGAACCGGGTGCGGCGCGCGGCCGTGATGGCCGAAGGGCGCCTCATCCTGGCCCAGGACCTGGGCCTGGACAGCGGCGAGCGCCCCCACAACGGCGAATGCCTGGACGGCGCGCGCGTGCGGGCCGAGCGCAACGCCCTGGAAGCGCGCCTGAGCGCGGGCAAGAGCATGACGGCCATCGCGCGCGAGCTCGGGGTGTCACGGATGACCTTGTATCGTTTGCTAGCCAAGCATCAGATTGCCCCGCCTTCGCGCCGCCGCGCGGATCAGGATGAGCATGTAGGAGAGCTCTGACAGCCGTGTCTGCTGTCTCAGCCGTGTGACACTCAGCGGCCCCGCCCGCACAGGGAAAGCTGAAACAGTCCAGTAACAGGGAAGCGACATCCCCATCCGCTTCCGTTCCTTCGCATCAGGCCGCTCGCCCGAGAATTCCCATGTGATTTCAAGCGCTTGGCGCATGGCGCAGGCCGGTGGCATCAAGCTTGCGATACGAAGACCGCCCCGGCCGCTGCCTGCGGCGCCGGACGCACTTTGACAACCAAATCAGCGAGGGACGACATGAAAAAAACGATGCTGGCAACTGCCATCGCACTGGCTCTGAGCGCAAGCGCCTATGCGCAGACCACCGAGCCCACCGTGACCCAGGACGGCGGCGGCGCCAACAACAATGGCGCGGGCAGCGCCTCCCAGGATTTCAGTACTGCCGACAACAATAACAACAGCACTGGCGGCGCCCGCGCCATGGCGGCCGGGGCCGCCGCAGCCAACAACGGCGCGACCGCCACGGCGACCATGAGCGATGCCTTCAATACGTCGAACGCCACGGCAACGAGCTCCCTGAGCGGCACGGTGACCAACAACCAGATCAGCAATATCGGCAACGTGGCCTCCAACGGCGGCAATGCGAACGGCGGCAGCGCCGGGGACGGCTATGGCGGCAATGCGCGGGGCGGCACGGCCGTGAGCAGGGGCGGGAACGGCGCCAGCGCCACCGGGGGTGACGGTGCGCGCGGCGGCGACGGCGCCTATGCCAGCGCTGGCAGGGCCAGCAGCGGCTATGTCGCAGGCGGCAGCGCCAATGGCGGGGCGGGCGGCGCTGGCGGCTACGCGGCGAATGCGGGCAGCGGCGCAGGCGGTAACGGCGGCAGCGGCGGGGCCGGCGGTTCGAGCGGCGCCGGCGGCTACGGCGTAGGCGGCAATGGCGGCAGCGGCGGCGCGGGCGGCGCCGGGACCGGCGGCGCCGGAGGCGGCATGGGAGACTCCTACGGCGGCAATGGCGGCGGCAGCGGCTATGCCTCCGGCGCGAATGGCGGCGCGGGCGGCGGCACGGGCCGCGCCGTCGGCGGCGCAGGCGGCTATGGCGGTGCGGGCGGGGCTGGCGGTGCGGGCGCCATGGGCGGCGGCGCCGGGTCCGGCAGCGCCACGGCGGGCACCCAGGGCGTGGGCGGCGCCGGAGCGGGCGGCGGCGCCACGGCAACGGGCACCGTCACCGGCACCGGCGGTGAGACGGGCAGCACGCCGCCCACCATCGGCGACAGCACCACGGCAGCGGCAGGCGGCGCAGGCACCGGCGGCGCAGGCACCTCGGGCGCCGCCGGTGCCGGTTCCGGCGCGGCAACGGGAGGTGCAGGCGGAGCTGGCGCGGCCGGTGGCGCGGGCGCAGCGGGCGGCGCGGGCGCCAGCGCATCCAATACGGGTGGCGCCGGTGCTGCGGGCGGCACCAACACCAGCGGCGCAGGCGGTGCGGGCGCCGGTGTAGCGAGCACGGCTGGAGCTGGCGGCGCTGGCACGGGCGGTGCAGGCGCCGCTGGTGCTGCAGGCGGCAACGGATCCAGCTCCACCGGCAATGGCGCAGCAGGCGGTGCGGGCGCAGCGGGCGGCAGCAGCGGCATGGCATCCAATACTGGCGGAGCCGGTGCGGCGGGTGGTGACGGCACGGGCGGCGCCGCCACCAGCGGCGCGGCCACGGGTGGTGCGGCCACGGCTGGCGATGGCGGTGCAGGCGGCGCGGGCGGCGGCGGCAACACGGGCGGCACGGGCGGCGCCACGGGCGCCAACACGGCCGGTGCGGCGGTGGGCGGCGCGGGCACGGGCGGCACCGGCGGCGCGGGCGGCACCAACACGGTGAACGCGGGCACCTTCAACATGTCCAACACGATGAGCGGCGTGGGCCAGTCGGCGGCGGGCATCATGGTGATCAGCCAGAACAGCGGCTTCTCCTCGCTGGCGCAGCAGAGCGTGAACGTGCAGGCCAACCTGGCCGTGGGCAGCAGATAATGCTGCGCCGGTGCATGCCCCAGCAGGCGGCGCCGGCACTGCGGGGCGGCGCGGCGTGCGCTGCCTTGCTGTGCCTGCTGGCCTTGCCGGCAGGCGCGGCGGAGCTGCCGGTGGCAGCTTTGTCCGCGCCCTTGCCGGTGGCCGGCCTGCTGCAGCGTGTGCTGCCCGAGCGGCTCGCCGTGAACGCCTTGCCGGGCGGCGCACTGGGCGAGCAGCAGCTGGACAGCCTGCGCGGCGGCAGCGACAGGCCCTGGAGCGACATGAAGCTGAACGGCACGGTGGGCGGCAACAGCGCCACCAGCGTGGTGACCGGGGCCAACATCATCAGCGACGGCGCTTTCAGCAATGCGAGCGGCATGCCGATGGTGATCCAGAACTCGGGGGCCAATGTGCTGATCCAGAATGCCACCATCGTGAACGTGCAGATCCAATGAGGGCGGCCATCCTGTCCTGTTGCCTGGCCTTGGGCGGCGCGGCGCAGTCGGCCGAGCTGCCCAATGTCACGGGAGCGGCCTATGCCGTGCCGGTCACCAGCCTGAAAGAGGCGCGCTACCTCTCCACAGTGCGCCAGCAGTACGACTTCAGCTGCGGCTCGGCGGCCGTGGCTACCTTGCTGACCTATCACTACAACTATCCGGTCAGCGAGCAGACCGCCTTCCAGCAGATGTACCTGCATGGCGACCAGGCGAAAATCCGGCAGCAGGGCTTTTCACTGCTCGATATCAAACGCTTCCTGGCTGCCCATGGTTTCATGGCGGATGGCTTCCAGCTGCCGCTGGCCAAACTGGCGGAAGCGCATTACCCGGCCATTGTGCTGGTGGCGGAAAACGGCTACCGGCACTTTGTCGTCATCAAAGGCTTGAGCGAAGACCGCGTGCTGATCGGCGACCCCTCCGGCGGCACGCGCGCCATCGCCCGTTCCGCCTTCGAGGCGATGTGGCAGAACCGCCTGCTCTTCGTCATCCACGGCAGGCCGGGCGCGGCGCGCTTCAACGAGGCGGCGGATTGGCGGGTGGCGCCGCGGGCCCGGGTGGAGGACGCCATCGACCGCGAAAGCCTGTGGCGCCTCACGCTTCCGAAGCTGGGACCCAACGATTTCTAGGAGCCTTCATGTTGCGACGAATGCTATGGCTGGCCTGCCTCATCGCCGTGCCCGCCGGGGCAGGAGAGAACGGCTGGACGCCTGTGCCGGACAGCATCCTGGACGAGGCGCGCGGCGGTTTCGAGCGCCAGAATGTGCTCGCCTCGCTGAGCATCGAACGCATGATCAGCCTCAACGGCGCCGTGGTGGCGGAGAGCCAGCTTGCCCTGGCGGACCTCGCGCGCGCGGCCCCGCAGGACATGGCCCGGGCCGCGGCCCTGGAAACCCTGCTCGTGCAAAACAGCCTGAACGATCAAATGATCCGCAGCCAGACCACCATCAACACCACGGTGAACAGTCTGGCTGTCCTGAAAAACCTGAACTTCGGCGACAGCGTGAGGCAGGCGCTGACGCACGCCATCGCGCCGCGCTAGGCGCGCCTTGAAGGAGGAAGCCCAGCATGCAGCTCGCCCCCACCTTGCGCGCCGGTTCGATCGGCCTGGCCCTCGTTCTGAGTTCCCCCATCGGCGCCGCGCAGGAGCCCCCGCGCACGACGGCCGAATTGGCCGCGAAGCTGGAGGCGGTGATGCGCGAGCTGGCCGAACAGCGCAAGCTGCTGAAGGAACTGCAGGACCAGCTGGCCGCCCGGCGCCGCGCCGACGAAGCCGAGCTGGCCGCCGCGCGCGGCACGGGGCCGCAGGCAGGCGGACCGGCGCCTGCCGCACAGGCGGTGGCCTCGCAGGACAATCCGAGACCCGCCGTCGGCCAGCCACCCGCGCGGGACAGCAGGCCGCCGGAAGTGGCGCCCATCTTCGAGGCGCCCGGCGTGCTGACCGCGAAAGGGAAATACGTGCTGGAACCTTCGCTCCAGTTCGGCTACTCCTCCAGCAACCGCGTGGCCCTGGTCGGCTACACCATCATCCCTGCGCTGCTGATCGGCCTGATCGACGTGCGCGAAGTCAAGCGCAACACCCTGACGGGCGCGTTGACCGGGCGCTACGGCCTGACGAACCGTACCGAGCTGGAACTGCGCCTGCCCTATGTCTACCGTTCCGATTCCACCGTCAGCCGCGAACTGTTTACCGGCACGGCGGTGGAGAAGGTGTTCGACACCAGCGGCCGGGCGCTGGGCGACGTCGAACTCTCCCTGCGCCAGCAGCTGAACGACGGCGGCATGGACAAGCCCTACTACATAGCCGGGCTGCGCCTCAAAACGCGCACCGGCCGCGACCCCTTCGAAGTGGTGACGGACTGCACCCGGCGCTGCGTGGGCGAAAATGCCACCGGCACGGGCCTGCCGCTGGACCTCCCGACCGGTTCCGGCTTCTACAGCCTGCAGCCCAGCCTGACCTGGCTGTTCCCGAGCGACCCCGCCATCTTCTTCGGCAGTGTGAGCTATCTGCATAACTTCAAGCGCAAGAACCTGAGCCGCATGGTGCTCGCCGGCGAGCGCGAACCGCTCGGCGAAGTCAAGCCGGGCGCCGTGATCGGCTTCAACTTCGGCATGGGCCTCGCGCTCAACGAGAAGGCCTCGCTCAGCCTGGGCTACGACC encodes:
- a CDS encoding sigma-54 dependent transcriptional regulator, with translation MPTRRLLCVSAARRFRIEELGEGVGDFDVHLAAGLQDAVQYLRSHTPLVGLLVLDQAPPEAIDDFLHEYAQVKWIALLDEAALASPQCRQIVHEHCFDYHRWPIDAARLRHTLGHAYGVASLRPPPAHSCASSMRLTGPSRPIARLRQQIGKVAAAEAPVLIWGESGTGKELVAQAVHEHSARAAGPFVPINCGAMPANLIQSELFGYERGAFTGAARSKPGLIESASGGSLFLDEIGDLPLELQSNLLRFLQEKTIYRLGGTRCIPVDVRIIAASHVKLHEAVQRGAFREDLYYRLNVLALEVPPLRERGDDVVPLAEYFFQHYAAERAARVKGFSARAIAAMRAHHWPGNVRELLNRVRRAAVMAEGRLILAQDLGLDSGERPHNGECLDGARVRAERNALEARLSAGKSMTAIARELGVSRMTLYRLLAKHQIAPPSRRRADQDEHVGEL
- a CDS encoding C39 family peptidase; this translates as MRAAILSCCLALGGAAQSAELPNVTGAAYAVPVTSLKEARYLSTVRQQYDFSCGSAAVATLLTYHYNYPVSEQTAFQQMYLHGDQAKIRQQGFSLLDIKRFLAAHGFMADGFQLPLAKLAEAHYPAIVLVAENGYRHFVVIKGLSEDRVLIGDPSGGTRAIARSAFEAMWQNRLLFVIHGRPGAARFNEAADWRVAPRARVEDAIDRESLWRLTLPKLGPNDF
- a CDS encoding acetate kinase, yielding MQLAPTLRAGSIGLALVLSSPIGAAQEPPRTTAELAAKLEAVMRELAEQRKLLKELQDQLAARRRADEAELAAARGTGPQAGGPAPAAQAVASQDNPRPAVGQPPARDSRPPEVAPIFEAPGVLTAKGKYVLEPSLQFGYSSSNRVALVGYTIIPALLIGLIDVREVKRNTLTGALTGRYGLTNRTELELRLPYVYRSDSTVSRELFTGTAVEKVFDTSGRALGDVELSLRQQLNDGGMDKPYYIAGLRLKTRTGRDPFEVVTDCTRRCVGENATGTGLPLDLPTGSGFYSLQPSLTWLFPSDPAIFFGSVSYLHNFKRKNLSRMVLAGEREPLGEVKPGAVIGFNFGMGLALNEKASLSLGYDHSSMARTRQNGIVVPGSVRTQLGTLLMGFSYRLSDKRTLNVAVGAGLTRDTPDVSLSVRLPTNF